A part of Curtobacterium sp. MCLR17_036 genomic DNA contains:
- a CDS encoding M23 family metallopeptidase has protein sequence MSRSSRLRSPRAAVRLRLAVTALALTGLVGTVVAEAPAAQAVTYPTWDEVKAARGKESAKQGQITEIKGIISELDAKVEAAEAKAQELGDVFYKAQRTAQTAAEKEQRLRADAEDHAEVADQSAAQAGQFAAQMARSGGADVTTSVLTKGDDASDLLYDLGALSKLSEQAERVQAAAANDAAVAESLQAQADRAAEALEDLAAKAEARMQEAQAASDAVQAAYDEQQSNKARLDAQLATLTSGRVRTEAEFAAGERARKRAEEKAAREAAERAAAQLAAQNANAGSSGGSGGGGGGGASAGGSGGGSVGSGSGTGWVRPASGYVISPYGYRVHPITGVVTMHEGTDLASGCYTPIVAASAGTVDYVGWYGGYGNYVRINHGGGVQTAYGHIVDGGFRVAQGQQVSAGQLIALVGSTGASTGCHSHVEVHINGATTDPVPFMSARGVAF, from the coding sequence ATGTCTCGATCCTCCCGCCTCCGCTCCCCCAGGGCCGCCGTGCGCCTGCGACTCGCCGTCACGGCCCTCGCGCTCACGGGCCTCGTCGGCACGGTCGTCGCCGAAGCCCCCGCCGCACAGGCGGTGACCTACCCCACGTGGGACGAGGTCAAGGCGGCCCGCGGCAAGGAGTCCGCGAAGCAGGGGCAGATCACCGAGATCAAGGGCATCATCAGCGAGCTCGACGCGAAGGTCGAAGCGGCCGAGGCGAAGGCGCAGGAGCTCGGTGACGTGTTCTACAAGGCGCAGCGCACGGCCCAGACCGCAGCCGAGAAGGAACAGCGGCTCCGCGCCGACGCGGAGGACCACGCGGAGGTCGCCGACCAGAGCGCCGCGCAGGCCGGCCAGTTCGCCGCGCAGATGGCCCGCTCGGGCGGCGCCGACGTCACCACCTCGGTGCTGACCAAGGGCGACGACGCGAGCGACCTGCTCTACGACCTCGGCGCGCTGAGCAAGCTCTCCGAGCAGGCCGAGCGCGTGCAGGCCGCCGCCGCCAACGACGCCGCCGTCGCCGAGTCGCTGCAGGCCCAGGCCGACCGCGCCGCCGAGGCGCTCGAGGACCTCGCGGCGAAGGCCGAGGCCCGCATGCAAGAGGCCCAGGCCGCCTCGGACGCGGTCCAGGCCGCCTACGACGAGCAGCAGTCGAACAAGGCGCGACTCGACGCCCAGCTCGCGACCCTGACCTCGGGACGCGTTCGCACCGAGGCCGAGTTCGCCGCGGGTGAGCGTGCCCGCAAGCGTGCCGAGGAGAAGGCCGCGCGCGAGGCAGCCGAGCGGGCCGCGGCGCAGCTCGCGGCGCAGAACGCGAACGCCGGCTCCTCCGGCGGTAGCGGTGGCGGTGGCGGGGGCGGCGCGTCCGCCGGCGGCAGCGGCGGCGGCTCGGTCGGCTCCGGGTCCGGCACCGGTTGGGTCCGGCCGGCGAGCGGGTACGTCATCAGCCCCTACGGCTACCGCGTGCACCCGATCACCGGCGTCGTCACCATGCACGAGGGCACCGACCTGGCGAGCGGCTGCTACACCCCGATCGTCGCGGCGTCGGCCGGCACCGTCGACTACGTCGGGTGGTACGGCGGGTACGGCAACTACGTCCGCATCAACCACGGCGGCGGCGTGCAGACCGCGTACGGCCACATCGTGGACGGCGGCTTCCGGGTCGCCCAGGGGCAGCAGGTGTCCGCCGGGCAGCTCATCGCCCTGGTCGGCTCCACCGGTGCGTCGACCGGCTGCCACAGCCACGTCGAGGTGCACATCAACGGCGCCACCACGGACCCCGTGCCGTTCATGTCGGCCCGCGGCGTCGCCTTCTAG
- the pyrE gene encoding orotate phosphoribosyltransferase has protein sequence MTDAREQLIQFISSEAVFHGDFTLTSGKKATYYIDLRKVSLDHRVAPLIGQVMTELVQQVPDVDAVGGLTMGADPIASAVLHQAAARGLAYDAFVVRKEPKDHGRGKQVEGPDLRGKRVVVLEDTSTTGGSPLKAAEALEREGAIIAAVAVVVDRDTGAKETIEAAGYPYFAAIGLADLGLTA, from the coding sequence GTGACCGACGCGCGCGAACAGTTGATCCAGTTCATCTCCTCCGAAGCGGTGTTCCACGGCGACTTCACCCTGACCAGCGGGAAGAAGGCGACGTACTACATCGACCTGCGGAAGGTGAGCCTGGACCACCGGGTCGCGCCGCTGATCGGCCAGGTCATGACCGAGCTCGTGCAGCAGGTGCCCGACGTCGACGCGGTCGGGGGCCTCACCATGGGCGCCGACCCGATCGCGAGCGCGGTGCTGCACCAGGCCGCCGCCCGGGGTCTGGCCTACGACGCGTTCGTCGTCCGCAAGGAGCCGAAGGACCACGGCCGCGGCAAGCAGGTCGAGGGGCCGGACCTGCGGGGCAAGCGCGTGGTCGTGCTCGAGGACACCTCGACCACCGGTGGCTCGCCGCTCAAGGCGGCCGAGGCGCTCGAGCGCGAGGGCGCGATCATCGCCGCCGTCGCGGTCGTCGTCGACCGGGACACCGGTGCGAAGGAGACGATCGAGGCCGCCGGTTACCCCTACTTCGCGGCCATCGGGTTGGCTGATCTGGGGCTGACCGCGTGA
- a CDS encoding septum formation family protein, whose amino-acid sequence MTEERPEDARGPEDTAGPADGADGQEARRASGEDAPFHGLRSAADIFGAPRGADDWPSRRERREAERSAKETGAPLPEPFVPEDEPESGTSTGTDAGTGTGTDAGTGTDAGTGAGAVSSAPAPLDDGATQAISMPEQLAAPSENPTAAVEYERSTLHDRIPPPAAVPPAAAAPHPSSISLPTAQTHRDERAAASRAVDAERRRVDPFGEGRADVDWLGRATGPGAVPTGPVAEQPPGVENVLPPTEEPPSFTDLLRLDELGRPASGVAGGDRPFDWAIRDDEAGEVPSALTADTFDTTTTSTGSGSWSLAAESDEPARDDATPAHGVPPVLREFPVPPAVPAAAAAAATAPAAPGPGATPPSDATEALGASRAPGRDDAADATPGLPSDAPTTAMPAADVWWDDPDATVPPTAAPPLVEPAAGTQAYPAALPPAVGQDLDALLGLRTDHRDDDRSDERPATLPGTAPDDLDQSEWAGRETSDTSAIKDLFGTEAVDQLGGTGYDPQDTGTRMMPAAVAPSAGMSAANGQRAGGSSGAGGASGGRDNFINEGVARLRSEGTRGKQLLIGASVVLILVLVVAVFLLTLWIRGNGIAEQTAPTRSPAAAASTAAATPSTTPSAPPSSEAAESGTTLQFATTPALPGEHPWTDLAGGECLSPFTNAWSQTFTVVDCATPHIAQLTARIPVTADAYPGAEALGAQAAEQCQSDAALDASAAAAVGDVQVQGSYAPDQQTWDQGDHFLSCFVTRSSGQPLTGSLAPA is encoded by the coding sequence GTGACCGAGGAGCGTCCCGAGGACGCGCGCGGACCCGAGGACACCGCCGGCCCGGCAGACGGGGCCGACGGCCAGGAGGCCCGGCGTGCGTCCGGCGAGGACGCTCCGTTCCACGGGCTCCGCAGCGCCGCGGACATCTTCGGGGCGCCCAGGGGCGCGGACGACTGGCCCTCGCGTCGGGAGCGCCGCGAGGCGGAGCGCTCCGCGAAGGAGACCGGCGCACCGCTGCCCGAACCGTTCGTCCCCGAGGACGAGCCCGAGTCCGGCACGAGCACCGGCACCGACGCCGGCACCGGCACCGGCACCGACGCCGGCACCGGCACCGACGCCGGCACCGGCGCGGGCGCCGTGTCGTCCGCTCCCGCGCCGCTCGACGACGGCGCCACGCAGGCGATCTCGATGCCCGAGCAGCTCGCCGCACCGTCCGAGAACCCCACCGCGGCGGTCGAGTACGAGCGCTCCACCCTGCACGACCGCATCCCGCCGCCCGCCGCCGTGCCCCCGGCCGCCGCCGCGCCGCACCCCTCGTCGATCTCGCTGCCGACCGCGCAGACGCACCGGGACGAACGCGCCGCCGCGAGCCGGGCCGTCGACGCGGAGCGCCGCCGCGTCGACCCGTTCGGCGAGGGTCGCGCCGACGTCGACTGGCTCGGACGGGCCACGGGCCCCGGGGCCGTGCCGACCGGGCCGGTGGCCGAGCAGCCGCCCGGCGTCGAGAACGTGCTGCCGCCGACCGAGGAGCCGCCGAGCTTCACCGACCTGCTGCGCCTGGACGAGCTCGGGCGACCCGCGTCGGGTGTCGCCGGCGGCGACCGGCCCTTCGACTGGGCGATCCGCGACGACGAGGCCGGCGAGGTTCCGTCCGCACTGACCGCGGACACGTTCGACACCACCACGACCTCGACGGGCTCCGGCTCGTGGTCGCTCGCCGCGGAGTCCGACGAGCCGGCGCGCGACGACGCCACCCCGGCGCACGGTGTGCCGCCGGTCCTGCGCGAGTTCCCGGTGCCGCCGGCCGTCCCCGCGGCCGCTGCGGCCGCCGCGACCGCGCCGGCCGCTCCCGGGCCGGGGGCGACGCCCCCGTCCGACGCGACCGAAGCCCTCGGCGCGAGCCGCGCGCCCGGGCGGGACGACGCTGCGGACGCCACCCCGGGCCTCCCGTCCGACGCGCCGACCACCGCGATGCCGGCGGCCGACGTGTGGTGGGACGACCCCGACGCGACCGTGCCGCCCACGGCGGCCCCGCCGCTCGTCGAGCCCGCCGCCGGAACCCAGGCGTACCCCGCGGCGTTGCCGCCCGCGGTGGGGCAGGACCTCGACGCGCTGCTCGGGCTCCGGACCGACCACCGCGACGACGACCGCTCCGACGAGCGCCCGGCCACCCTGCCGGGTACGGCGCCGGACGACCTCGACCAGTCCGAGTGGGCCGGCCGCGAGACGAGCGACACGAGCGCCATCAAGGACCTGTTCGGCACCGAGGCCGTCGACCAGCTCGGCGGCACCGGCTACGACCCGCAGGACACCGGCACGCGGATGATGCCGGCGGCCGTGGCGCCGTCTGCCGGGATGTCCGCTGCGAACGGGCAGCGGGCGGGCGGGTCGTCCGGCGCCGGCGGTGCGTCCGGCGGTCGCGACAACTTCATCAACGAGGGCGTCGCCCGGCTCCGGAGCGAGGGCACGCGCGGCAAGCAGCTGCTCATCGGCGCGTCGGTCGTGCTCATCCTCGTGCTCGTCGTCGCGGTGTTCCTGCTCACCCTGTGGATCCGGGGCAACGGGATCGCCGAGCAGACCGCACCGACGCGCTCGCCCGCCGCGGCTGCGTCGACGGCTGCCGCGACCCCGTCGACCACCCCCTCGGCGCCGCCGTCGAGCGAGGCTGCCGAGTCCGGCACGACGCTGCAGTTCGCGACGACGCCCGCGCTGCCCGGCGAGCACCCGTGGACCGACCTGGCCGGTGGCGAGTGCCTGTCACCCTTCACGAACGCCTGGTCGCAGACGTTCACGGTCGTCGACTGCGCGACCCCGCACATCGCCCAGCTCACCGCGCGGATCCCGGTGACCGCCGACGCGTACCCCGGTGCCGAGGCGCTCGGGGCGCAGGCCGCCGAGCAGTGCCAGTCGGACGCTGCGCTGGACGCCTCAGCCGCGGCCGCCGTCGGGGACGTGCAGGTGCAGGGCTCCTACGCCCCCGACCAGCAGACCTGGGACCAGGGCGACCACTTCCTGTCGTGCTTCGTGACGCGGTCGTCCGGGCAGCCGCTCACCGGGTCGCTCGCGCCGGCGTAG
- a CDS encoding aldo/keto reductase — MPRIGTSDLHVFPLALGGNVFGWTADERTSHQVLDAYTAAGGDFVDTADVYSAWAPGNEGGESERVIGSWLRASGKRDDVVIATKGSQHPQFQGLGAANVAAAARASLQRLGTDRIDLYYAHFDDQATPLEETVRAFDQLVQDGLVRYTAISNYSKERAEEWIRIATENGLAQPVAIQPHYNLVTRQPYESDIAPLAHDHGLGVVPYFALAAGFLTGKYRTKDDFAGKDREGQVSGYFTDEGLAVVDALSTVAEAHDVAIATVALAWLQAQPDVVAPIASARDTDQLPALLASADLELSADELRTLTDVSAKVPATA, encoded by the coding sequence ATGCCCCGCATCGGCACCAGCGATCTCCACGTGTTCCCCCTCGCCCTCGGCGGCAACGTCTTCGGGTGGACGGCGGACGAGCGTACCTCTCACCAGGTGCTCGACGCGTACACCGCCGCGGGCGGTGACTTCGTCGACACCGCCGACGTCTACTCGGCCTGGGCGCCGGGCAACGAGGGCGGTGAGTCCGAGCGGGTCATCGGCTCGTGGCTCCGCGCCTCGGGCAAGCGCGACGACGTCGTCATCGCGACGAAGGGTTCGCAGCACCCGCAGTTCCAGGGCCTCGGCGCCGCGAACGTCGCCGCTGCCGCCCGTGCCAGCCTGCAGCGCCTCGGCACCGACCGCATCGACCTGTACTACGCGCACTTCGACGACCAGGCGACCCCGCTCGAGGAGACCGTCCGTGCCTTCGACCAGCTCGTGCAGGACGGCCTGGTGCGGTACACGGCAATCTCGAACTACTCGAAGGAGCGGGCCGAGGAGTGGATCCGCATCGCGACGGAGAACGGCCTCGCGCAGCCCGTCGCAATCCAGCCGCACTACAACCTGGTGACCCGCCAGCCGTACGAGTCCGACATCGCCCCGCTCGCCCACGACCACGGCCTCGGCGTCGTGCCGTACTTCGCGCTCGCCGCCGGGTTCCTGACCGGCAAGTACCGCACGAAGGACGACTTCGCCGGGAAGGACCGCGAGGGCCAGGTCTCCGGCTACTTCACGGACGAGGGGCTCGCCGTCGTCGACGCGCTGTCCACCGTCGCCGAGGCCCACGACGTCGCGATCGCCACCGTCGCCCTCGCCTGGCTGCAGGCGCAGCCGGACGTCGTCGCGCCGATCGCCAGCGCCCGGGACACCGACCAGCTGCCGGCGCTGCTCGCCTCGGCGGACCTCGAGCTCAGCGCCGACGAGCTGCGGACGCTGACCGACGTGTCGGCGAAGGTGCCGGCGACCGCCTGA
- a CDS encoding HEAT repeat domain-containing protein, with the protein MTALTEALADPRSSVRLQAVMAAGATPHAEDLDVLVARCAVEPDLFVRDTLTWALTRHPADAVVARVTRELTRPEAQARSQALHTLSKIRDRSTWPVVRPLLGDPDEGVLRTAWRTAVGLVPDDERDALARTLAVQLGVGDRERRLSLSRALVALGEDTVASVLASAADRGSVAVREHVAETERLLQDPDAASALALERARREVALGRTRSAKG; encoded by the coding sequence ATGACCGCGCTCACCGAAGCCCTCGCCGACCCGCGCTCCTCCGTCCGACTGCAGGCCGTCATGGCCGCGGGGGCCACCCCGCACGCCGAGGACCTGGACGTGCTCGTCGCCCGGTGCGCGGTGGAACCGGACCTGTTCGTCCGCGACACCCTGACGTGGGCGCTCACCCGACACCCCGCCGACGCCGTCGTCGCACGGGTCACGCGCGAGCTCACCCGACCCGAGGCGCAGGCCCGCAGCCAGGCGCTGCACACGCTGTCGAAGATCCGCGACCGGTCGACCTGGCCCGTCGTCCGACCACTGCTCGGCGACCCCGACGAGGGCGTCCTGCGCACCGCGTGGCGCACCGCCGTCGGCCTGGTGCCCGACGACGAACGGGACGCGCTCGCCCGCACCCTCGCAGTGCAGCTCGGCGTCGGTGACCGTGAACGACGTCTCAGCCTGTCGCGGGCGCTCGTCGCCCTCGGCGAGGACACCGTCGCCAGCGTGCTCGCCTCGGCCGCCGACCGCGGCTCGGTCGCGGTGCGCGAGCACGTCGCCGAGACCGAGCGGCTGCTGCAGGACCCCGACGCCGCCTCGGCGCTCGCGCTCGAGCGCGCCCGCCGCGAGGTCGCGCTCGGCCGCACCCGGTCGGCGAAGGGGTAG
- a CDS encoding sodium:proton exchanger: MTDTLSTSTSTAAAPATRMGASAWGRVAICVVLALPAVVFRLGGLAPNPVVDLFVFGGAVVAAAFLLAWAAEAAQKDISGALAIAILALIAVLPEYAVDLYYAFRSGYDPAYEQFAAANMTGSNRLLLGFGWPLVVIVSLLVARRFVREGSMPAAASRVLELERSARLDVGFLALLAVVAFLIPLMGSIPMWFGFVLLAVFVVYLWRASQVPGGDDEDLPGMAGNIASMPRGARRWTIVLLFAAAATIVLTAAEPFADALVESGSALGIDSYFLVQWLAPLATEAPEFIVAVLFALRGMGGAAIGTLIASKINQWSLLVGSLPIAHVLGGGTSGGLPLDSRQVEEFVLTASQTVLGVAIIIALRFHRWSAIALVALFAVQFVVTDTSGRWVLSTVHLVAAVVVFWNNRREIGPTLAAPFRRPRVA; this comes from the coding sequence ATGACCGACACCCTGTCGACCTCCACGTCGACGGCCGCCGCCCCCGCAACCCGCATGGGCGCCAGCGCCTGGGGCCGCGTCGCGATCTGTGTCGTCCTCGCGTTGCCCGCCGTCGTGTTCCGCCTCGGCGGTCTCGCACCGAACCCGGTCGTCGACCTGTTCGTGTTCGGCGGGGCCGTCGTCGCCGCCGCGTTCCTGCTCGCCTGGGCCGCCGAGGCCGCGCAGAAGGACATCTCCGGGGCGCTCGCCATCGCGATCCTCGCGCTCATCGCCGTGCTCCCCGAGTACGCCGTCGACCTGTACTACGCGTTCCGCTCCGGGTACGACCCCGCGTACGAGCAGTTCGCCGCCGCGAACATGACCGGGTCGAACCGGCTCCTGCTCGGCTTCGGCTGGCCGCTCGTCGTGATCGTGTCACTGCTCGTCGCACGACGGTTCGTGCGCGAGGGCTCGATGCCCGCCGCTGCCAGCCGGGTGCTCGAGCTGGAGCGGTCCGCGCGGCTCGACGTCGGGTTCCTCGCACTGCTCGCCGTCGTCGCGTTCCTCATCCCGCTGATGGGCTCGATCCCGATGTGGTTCGGGTTCGTGCTGCTCGCCGTGTTCGTCGTCTACCTGTGGCGGGCCTCGCAGGTGCCGGGCGGCGACGACGAGGACCTGCCCGGCATGGCCGGCAACATCGCCTCGATGCCGAGGGGCGCCCGCCGCTGGACGATCGTGCTGCTGTTCGCCGCGGCCGCCACCATCGTGCTCACGGCGGCGGAGCCGTTCGCCGACGCCCTCGTCGAGTCGGGCAGCGCGCTCGGCATCGACAGCTACTTCCTGGTGCAGTGGCTCGCGCCGCTCGCGACCGAGGCCCCCGAGTTCATCGTCGCCGTGCTCTTCGCACTGCGCGGAATGGGCGGCGCGGCCATCGGCACGCTCATCGCGTCGAAGATCAACCAGTGGTCGCTGCTCGTCGGCTCGCTGCCGATCGCGCACGTGCTCGGCGGCGGGACCTCGGGCGGGCTGCCGCTCGACAGCCGGCAGGTCGAGGAGTTCGTGCTCACCGCCTCGCAGACCGTGCTCGGCGTGGCGATCATCATCGCGCTGCGGTTCCACCGGTGGTCGGCGATCGCCCTGGTGGCCCTGTTCGCGGTGCAGTTCGTCGTGACCGACACGAGCGGCCGGTGGGTGCTCAGCACCGTGCACCTGGTGGCGGCGGTCGTGGTGTTCTGGAACAACCGGCGGGAGATCGGGCCGACGCTCGCAGCGCCGTTCCGCCGGCCGCGGGTGGCGTAG
- a CDS encoding metal-dependent transcriptional regulator, with amino-acid sequence MRLPSLSTMAEDYVKLIWKDGERGGAGLATRDIAAALKVSASTVSGNLRKLDRDGLIEHTPYYGVVLTPLGQQVAVAMVRRHRLIETFLVERLGYSWDEVHTEAEALEHAVSERFLDRVDADLGHPTHDPHGDPIPAADGSVPDSPGTLLGAVEPGSCGTVDRVSDDDPSLLRYFDELGVGLGTHLRVERVRDYAGVIAVARRASDGSESLVDLPAAAASAIWLAPDAD; translated from the coding sequence ATGCGCCTGCCCTCCTTGTCGACCATGGCAGAGGACTACGTCAAGCTCATCTGGAAGGACGGCGAGCGCGGCGGCGCGGGGCTCGCCACCCGGGACATAGCGGCCGCGCTGAAGGTGTCGGCGTCGACGGTCTCGGGCAACCTCCGCAAGCTCGACCGTGACGGGCTCATCGAGCACACCCCGTACTACGGCGTCGTCCTCACCCCGCTCGGCCAGCAGGTCGCCGTCGCGATGGTGCGCCGGCACCGGCTCATCGAGACGTTCCTGGTCGAGCGGCTCGGCTACTCCTGGGACGAGGTCCACACCGAGGCCGAGGCACTCGAGCACGCCGTGTCCGAACGGTTCCTCGACCGGGTGGACGCCGACCTCGGCCACCCGACGCACGACCCGCACGGCGACCCGATCCCCGCCGCCGACGGCTCGGTGCCGGACTCCCCCGGCACACTGCTCGGCGCGGTCGAGCCGGGTTCCTGCGGCACGGTCGACCGGGTGTCGGACGACGACCCCTCGTTGCTGCGGTACTTCGACGAGCTCGGGGTGGGACTGGGCACACACCTGCGGGTCGAGCGTGTGCGCGACTACGCGGGCGTCATCGCGGTGGCGCGCCGGGCGAGCGACGGGTCCGAGTCCCTCGTCGACCTGCCGGCAGCGGCGGCGTCCGCGATCTGGCTCGCCCCCGACGCCGACTGA
- a CDS encoding CPBP family intramembrane glutamic endopeptidase: MHPPRRRRWPVPPSLLVGLVPIVVFAAVSAWRSRPSDDYATLGQTVDSVVRALVVPEGIAVVALAVFVTALGWWRIATVDRTRTPLRWTMVAPLLIVLVALARLPFVDWSALPPHYFLLLTVGVLFVGVFEELMTRGVLLVGLRRRVPEIGVWAISCALFGVLHLLNVLGGAEVDATLLQVVFAASFGSTLYVARRLTGNLLAPVLLHAFWDFGSIGFSATAGFEDRGRLIAVGLIGLFSFAVLVLGIVAGALVAWRDDRPRRLAKQWRSVPPMAAFALEARGTASVEAPAGLASR; this comes from the coding sequence GTGCACCCACCCCGTCGCCGCCGCTGGCCGGTCCCGCCGTCCCTGCTCGTCGGCCTCGTGCCGATCGTGGTCTTCGCGGCGGTCAGCGCCTGGCGGTCCCGACCGAGTGACGACTACGCGACCCTCGGGCAGACGGTCGACAGCGTCGTCCGGGCGCTCGTGGTGCCCGAGGGCATCGCCGTCGTGGCGCTCGCCGTGTTCGTCACCGCGCTCGGCTGGTGGCGCATCGCCACGGTCGACCGCACCCGGACGCCACTGCGGTGGACGATGGTCGCCCCGCTGCTCATCGTGCTCGTGGCCCTCGCCCGCCTGCCCTTCGTCGACTGGTCGGCGCTGCCGCCGCACTACTTCCTGCTGCTCACCGTGGGGGTGCTGTTCGTCGGGGTGTTCGAGGAGCTGATGACCCGCGGCGTCCTGCTCGTCGGACTGCGCCGTCGCGTGCCGGAGATCGGCGTGTGGGCCATCTCGTGCGCGCTGTTCGGCGTGCTCCACCTGCTCAACGTGCTCGGCGGTGCCGAGGTCGACGCGACGCTGCTCCAGGTGGTGTTCGCGGCGTCGTTCGGCTCCACGCTCTACGTCGCCCGTCGGCTCACGGGCAACCTGCTCGCCCCGGTGCTCCTGCACGCGTTCTGGGACTTCGGGTCGATCGGCTTCTCGGCGACCGCCGGGTTCGAGGACCGGGGACGCCTGATCGCGGTCGGGCTGATCGGGCTGTTCTCGTTCGCGGTGCTGGTGCTCGGCATCGTCGCGGGGGCGTTGGTCGCGTGGCGGGACGACCGCCCGCGTCGCCTGGCGAAGCAGTGGCGTTCGGTGCCGCCGATGGCGGCCTTCGCCCTGGAGGCCCGTGGCACCGCATCCGTCGAGGCCCCCGCCGGTCTCGCATCGCGGTAG
- a CDS encoding HAD-IIA family hydrolase: MATRDEVECWLTDMDGVLVHENQALPGAPELIQQWLDEGTEFLVLTNNSIFTPRDLSARLRSSGLHVPEERIWTSALATADFCRSQMPGGSAFVIGEAGMTTALHEAGFIMTETAPDYVVVGETRNYSFEAITKAVRLIRAGARFIVTNPDATGPSAEGVLPATGAIAAMIEKATGKQPYVVGKPNPMMFRSAMNRIGAHSENTGMIGDRMDTDVQAGIEAGLHTVLVMTGISDQAEIDRYPFRPSEVISGVHELVRTEPFEVEL; this comes from the coding sequence ATGGCAACCCGCGACGAGGTCGAGTGCTGGCTGACCGACATGGACGGCGTGCTCGTGCACGAGAACCAGGCGCTCCCCGGGGCCCCGGAGCTCATCCAGCAGTGGCTCGACGAGGGCACCGAGTTCCTCGTGCTCACGAACAACTCGATCTTCACGCCGCGCGACCTGAGCGCGCGGCTGCGCAGCTCTGGCCTGCACGTGCCCGAGGAACGGATCTGGACCTCGGCCCTGGCGACGGCGGACTTCTGCCGCTCGCAGATGCCCGGCGGCTCGGCGTTCGTCATCGGCGAGGCCGGCATGACGACCGCGCTGCACGAGGCCGGCTTCATCATGACCGAGACCGCCCCCGACTACGTGGTCGTCGGCGAGACCCGCAACTACTCGTTCGAGGCGATCACGAAGGCCGTGCGGCTCATCCGCGCCGGCGCCCGCTTCATCGTCACGAACCCCGACGCCACCGGTCCGTCGGCCGAGGGCGTGCTGCCCGCCACCGGCGCCATCGCCGCGATGATCGAGAAGGCCACCGGCAAGCAGCCCTACGTGGTCGGCAAGCCGAACCCGATGATGTTCCGCTCGGCCATGAACCGGATCGGCGCCCACTCCGAGAACACCGGCATGATCGGCGACCGGATGGACACCGACGTGCAGGCGGGCATCGAGGCCGGGCTGCACACCGTCCTCGTCATGACGGGCATCAGCGACCAGGCCGAGATCGACCGCTACCCGTTCCGCCCGAGCGAGGTCATCTCGGGCGTCCACGAACTCGTCCGCACCGAGCCCTTCGAGGTCGAGCTCTAG
- a CDS encoding TetR/AcrR family transcriptional regulator C-terminal domain-containing protein, translating into MLVEPGPATAAPGSPPEAAPRRRRGRPNALDRQQVVDAATAIANEDGLDRLSFRALGARLGVAPMTVHRTIGGLDDLHAELVRRTVDEFTATFVWPDEWHEVVRTFATTFRDLMRTHPLVLESHSQRAPLASTESDAVVAKVVGALRQAGLSDQESMYAFFVVYDFVVGHAGVQVGRGDAPAGRPERHALVGEVLGEHSYDVRFALGLDILIAGIEARASA; encoded by the coding sequence GTGCTCGTCGAACCCGGACCAGCCACCGCCGCCCCAGGGAGTCCGCCCGAGGCCGCTCCGCGTCGCCGCCGTGGGCGGCCGAACGCACTGGACCGGCAGCAGGTCGTCGACGCGGCGACGGCGATCGCGAACGAGGACGGCCTCGACCGCCTGTCGTTCCGGGCGCTCGGCGCGCGGCTCGGCGTCGCCCCGATGACGGTGCACCGGACGATCGGCGGGCTCGACGACCTGCACGCCGAGCTCGTCCGCCGCACGGTCGACGAGTTCACCGCGACGTTCGTCTGGCCGGACGAGTGGCACGAGGTCGTCCGGACCTTCGCCACGACCTTCCGCGACCTCATGCGGACGCACCCGCTCGTGCTCGAGTCGCACAGCCAGCGTGCCCCGCTGGCGTCCACCGAGTCGGACGCCGTCGTGGCGAAGGTCGTCGGGGCGCTCCGCCAGGCCGGTCTGTCCGACCAGGAATCGATGTACGCGTTCTTCGTCGTCTACGACTTCGTCGTCGGGCACGCCGGGGTGCAGGTCGGCCGGGGCGACGCCCCCGCCGGTCGACCGGAGCGGCACGCGCTCGTGGGCGAGGTGCTGGGGGAGCACTCCTACGACGTCCGCTTCGCCCTCGGGCTCGACATCCTCATCGCGGGCATCGAGGCGCGCGCGAGCGCCTGA